One region of Thermococcus sp. MAR1 genomic DNA includes:
- a CDS encoding site-2 protease family protein, translating to MNTTLIAIILGIAVFWIVLYALFGRREEREEGLTVDMFVAMWRTKRLLGLIDAIAKKARRFWKVYADVGIVLGFAGMAYVFYALLKTAMKTVQTGGEQAGVQLVIPGVTIPLWYGLIALAVVMVVHELSHGIVARAENLPLKSVGLVLLAVIPGAFVEPDEEALEKAPLRSRLRVYGAGSLANIATALLALLIINFAITPVLQPAGILVSGILEDGPAFGVLQKGDVIIAMDGQQIKDMDSFINFMNTTKPGQVVTLTVLRNGEELNLQLKLGAHPEDPEKGYIGIYPAQHVVSKIGYENMVLPLFFTFYWIYVLNIGIGLMNLFPLVPLDGGRMLDDVVKTYLPEKVAKPVRYFTIGVGLFLLALNLWPALANLVG from the coding sequence ATGAACACCACCCTCATAGCAATCATACTCGGCATCGCAGTGTTCTGGATAGTCCTCTACGCCCTCTTCGGAAGGAGAGAGGAGAGAGAAGAGGGCCTCACCGTCGATATGTTCGTCGCGATGTGGAGAACGAAGAGACTGCTGGGTTTGATAGACGCAATAGCCAAAAAAGCCCGGCGCTTCTGGAAGGTTTACGCCGATGTCGGGATAGTTCTCGGCTTTGCAGGTATGGCCTACGTCTTCTACGCGCTCCTTAAAACCGCCATGAAAACGGTTCAGACCGGCGGCGAGCAGGCTGGCGTTCAGCTGGTCATCCCGGGCGTTACAATACCTCTCTGGTACGGCCTGATAGCACTTGCCGTCGTTATGGTCGTCCACGAGCTGAGCCATGGAATAGTGGCCAGGGCCGAAAACCTGCCGTTAAAATCGGTGGGACTTGTTCTTCTTGCCGTGATTCCGGGTGCGTTCGTTGAGCCGGACGAGGAGGCACTCGAAAAAGCTCCTCTCCGCTCAAGGCTCCGTGTTTACGGCGCTGGCTCCCTTGCAAACATAGCAACTGCCCTCCTGGCACTCCTAATAATAAACTTCGCCATAACCCCCGTTCTTCAGCCCGCTGGGATTCTTGTCTCGGGCATCCTAGAGGATGGCCCAGCCTTCGGTGTGCTCCAGAAGGGGGACGTTATAATAGCAATGGACGGGCAGCAGATAAAGGACATGGACAGCTTCATCAACTTCATGAACACCACCAAACCTGGCCAAGTCGTGACGCTTACAGTTCTGCGCAACGGGGAGGAACTGAACCTCCAGCTGAAGCTCGGAGCGCATCCAGAGGATCCGGAGAAGGGCTACATAGGCATCTATCCAGCCCAGCACGTGGTATCAAAAATCGGCTACGAGAACATGGTGCTCCCGCTGTTCTTCACGTTCTACTGGATATACGTGCTCAACATAGGGATCGGTCTGATGAACCTCTTCCCGCTCGTGCCCCTCGATGGAGGAAGGATGCTCGACGACGTGGTCAAGACGTACCTTCCGGAGAAGGTCGCCAAGCCCGTGAGGTACTTCACAATCGGAGTGGGCCTGTTCCTGCTGGCCCTTAACCTCTGGCCCGCACTGGCGAACTTGGTCGGCTGA
- a CDS encoding glycosyltransferase family 4 protein, with translation MIELGIILMTFNDSTLSNRGIYMVGRVIIFSQTFPPEKGGNSSRMGDLYKYLTEFGIEVIVISAVETYPFGAFPRKFKLIKRDRNIIRLFTYQPKKDASSIERVLYYTIFPFLASVWLIVNKNTSDIILITTPPPQLYLVAFIGKLLGKKVVVDVRDMFLDVSINLGFINRGSLVERIFRFLESKALQKADAVTLVTPKIRRQLVEKYGIDPAKCYVIPNGVDLEIFKCNKSKRKLQMVYTGHFGHAQDFGTFLEGYALLKENERVPLILAGGGETLGDVLKNAEKLGIAKWIEHVGVLHRKEVVKLLCSSSIGVAPIKVDESLKYAIPSKIYEYLACGLPFIGVGVGEINKIAEESGAGCVGRTPEEVAECIIKLLNSNLKKLRIRALRYIKRFSRKNSAKKFLIILNSLREET, from the coding sequence GTGATAGAGCTTGGAATAATATTGATGACTTTCAATGACTCCACACTAAGTAACCGGGGGATTTACATGGTTGGGAGGGTGATTATTTTTTCGCAGACGTTTCCACCGGAAAAAGGAGGTAACTCTTCTAGGATGGGAGATCTTTATAAATACTTAACTGAATTCGGGATAGAAGTTATTGTTATTTCGGCAGTTGAAACATATCCCTTTGGGGCGTTTCCCCGGAAGTTCAAATTGATCAAGAGAGACAGAAATATTATTCGGCTGTTCACGTATCAGCCGAAGAAAGATGCGTCGAGCATTGAGAGAGTTTTGTATTACACTATCTTTCCGTTCTTGGCTAGCGTATGGTTAATTGTTAATAAAAATACTTCTGATATTATTTTGATAACTACTCCACCACCTCAGTTATATTTAGTTGCATTTATTGGTAAACTACTTGGAAAGAAAGTTGTTGTTGATGTTAGAGACATGTTTTTAGATGTTAGTATTAATTTGGGCTTTATAAACCGTGGAAGCTTAGTTGAGAGAATATTTAGATTTCTAGAATCGAAAGCTCTCCAAAAAGCAGACGCTGTAACTCTTGTTACTCCAAAGATAAGGCGCCAATTAGTTGAGAAATATGGAATAGATCCTGCTAAATGTTATGTAATTCCTAATGGTGTGGATTTGGAGATATTTAAGTGCAACAAATCAAAAAGAAAACTCCAAATGGTTTACACAGGACACTTTGGACATGCTCAAGATTTTGGGACATTTTTGGAAGGATATGCACTTTTAAAAGAAAATGAGAGAGTGCCTCTAATCTTGGCAGGTGGGGGAGAAACACTTGGTGATGTATTGAAAAACGCTGAAAAGCTGGGGATTGCTAAATGGATAGAACATGTTGGAGTGCTACATAGGAAAGAAGTTGTTAAGTTGCTATGCTCCTCTTCTATTGGAGTCGCTCCAATAAAAGTGGATGAAAGTTTGAAATATGCTATTCCATCAAAAATCTACGAGTATTTAGCGTGTGGCTTGCCGTTTATTGGAGTTGGTGTTGGCGAGATAAATAAAATTGCAGAAGAAAGCGGGGCTGGATGCGTAGGAAGAACCCCAGAAGAAGTTGCTGAGTGCATTATAAAACTTTTAAACTCAAATCTTAAAAAACTAAGGATTCGAGCTCTTAGATATATTAAAAGGTTCAGCAGAAAAAACTCTGCTAAGAAGTTCCTCATAATATTGAACTCTCTGAGGGAAGAAACATGA
- a CDS encoding TIGR00269 family protein: MKCSKCNNPAVYHARYTGRYYCRKHFNEMVEKKFKETVKKYRLIEKGERIAVGVSGGKDSVVLMHLLAKLSEKFPFELVAITIDEGIAGYRPSSVEIARRNAEKLGVEHHIYSFKEYIGFTLDETVEIMGSFEKGERVGACSYCGVWRRWLLNYAAKDVGADKLAVGHNLDDEVQMFIMNILRGDIARLGRTGPYYEEIHPELVPRIKPLREIPEKEIVLYAVLNNIEVDFSECPYAVEAFRAEIRDWLNEMEEKHPGTKYQILRSYDKLFPLIAKTYTKKTSELNRCKICGQPTTGEICKACAFRLQVERKAREKGLTFRVE, encoded by the coding sequence ATGAAGTGCTCCAAGTGCAATAATCCAGCGGTTTACCACGCGCGCTACACGGGGAGGTACTACTGCAGGAAACACTTCAACGAGATGGTAGAGAAGAAGTTCAAGGAGACGGTGAAGAAGTACCGCCTCATCGAAAAGGGTGAGAGAATAGCGGTCGGCGTTTCCGGGGGAAAGGACAGCGTCGTTCTCATGCATCTCCTGGCGAAGCTAAGCGAGAAGTTCCCCTTCGAGCTGGTTGCTATAACGATAGATGAAGGCATAGCCGGTTACAGGCCTTCCAGCGTTGAGATAGCCAGAAGGAACGCCGAGAAGCTGGGGGTAGAGCATCACATCTACTCCTTCAAAGAATACATCGGCTTCACCCTGGACGAGACCGTCGAGATAATGGGGAGCTTTGAAAAGGGAGAGCGCGTTGGGGCGTGCTCCTACTGCGGTGTGTGGAGGAGATGGCTCCTCAATTATGCCGCCAAAGATGTTGGAGCTGATAAATTAGCTGTCGGCCATAACCTGGATGACGAAGTCCAGATGTTCATAATGAACATCCTCCGCGGAGACATAGCCCGACTGGGCAGGACGGGCCCATACTACGAGGAGATACACCCCGAGCTTGTCCCCAGGATAAAGCCCCTCCGTGAGATTCCCGAGAAGGAGATAGTTCTCTACGCGGTCCTCAACAACATAGAGGTTGATTTCAGCGAGTGCCCCTACGCGGTCGAAGCCTTCCGTGCCGAAATCCGCGACTGGCTCAACGAGATGGAAGAAAAACACCCCGGCACCAAATACCAGATCCTCAGGAGCTACGACAAGCTCTTCCCGCTGATAGCGAAGACCTACACCAAAAAGACGAGCGAGCTGAACCGCTGTAAGATATGCGGCCAGCCGACGACAGGGGAGATATGCAAGGCCTGTGCCTTTAGACTCCAGGTGGAGAGGAAGGCCAGGGAGAAGGGATTAACTTTTAGAGTTGAGTGA
- a CDS encoding ATP-binding protein, with protein sequence MRTVEERLVESIVRRTIDTAEARLRKYVFTPTGEKRPERKPLTDLKEEVELFLKIRENKLLVLYGLRGVGKTTMLAQMYFKLLPQIPRERLVYVSLDKLRPLGISLNDFVQAYERLLGERIEELSQPTFLFIDEAHYDENFGTTVKDLYDSASNLMIVVTGSSSLPLKLDPDLMRRAKKLRVPPLTFTEYLLLKNGIRIPGELSMALKRAFLNCDFSGIEEKLRGVLLKFTERDVEDYLIQGSLPIYLTSGNPLEDAYEILRKIVEVDLVREGLSETTREKVLGLLLLLASGESLAYDDLSSTLGLAKATVEKMIEKLEDLEVIFPVRAYGSLGKVARKTPKYKFLAPMLRSAVLYEFGLFERDSKTLGMLLEDAVALYLHLLAKEKKLGLHYDAQKGGADFILKGHTTGVVVEVGWGRKSVRQVVKTMKKTGLTCGVVVYNGPLKKKDDVWFVPRELLLMML encoded by the coding sequence GTGAGAACCGTGGAAGAAAGACTCGTAGAGAGCATTGTGAGAAGAACCATTGACACGGCTGAGGCAAGGCTTAGAAAGTATGTATTTACCCCAACTGGAGAAAAAAGACCTGAAAGGAAACCTCTCACGGATCTTAAAGAGGAAGTCGAGTTATTCCTTAAAATCCGGGAGAACAAACTTTTGGTTCTCTACGGTCTTCGTGGTGTTGGAAAGACCACCATGCTTGCCCAGATGTATTTCAAGCTTCTCCCCCAAATTCCAAGGGAGAGACTCGTTTACGTCTCCCTCGACAAGCTTCGTCCGTTGGGGATAAGTCTGAACGACTTCGTTCAGGCCTACGAGCGTCTCCTCGGCGAAAGAATCGAAGAGCTCAGCCAGCCAACCTTCCTGTTCATTGACGAAGCCCATTATGATGAGAACTTTGGGACTACGGTGAAAGACCTCTATGACTCCGCGAGCAATCTCATGATTGTGGTTACCGGATCTTCCTCACTCCCCCTTAAGCTTGACCCCGACTTGATGAGAAGGGCCAAGAAGCTCAGGGTGCCACCTCTTACCTTCACCGAGTACCTGCTTCTGAAAAATGGGATAAGAATTCCCGGGGAGCTTAGTATGGCTTTAAAGCGCGCATTTCTCAACTGTGATTTCTCCGGAATTGAGGAGAAGCTTAGGGGAGTACTGCTAAAGTTCACTGAAAGAGACGTTGAGGATTACCTCATTCAAGGCTCGCTACCCATTTACCTAACTTCCGGGAATCCGCTTGAAGATGCTTATGAGATACTGAGAAAGATTGTTGAAGTTGATTTAGTGAGAGAAGGGCTTTCTGAGACGACACGGGAAAAGGTTCTTGGTCTGTTACTTCTTCTTGCCTCCGGCGAAAGCTTAGCATACGATGACTTGAGCTCAACTTTGGGGCTTGCCAAGGCGACTGTAGAAAAAATGATTGAGAAGCTTGAGGACCTCGAAGTCATCTTCCCGGTAAGGGCCTACGGTTCTTTGGGCAAAGTCGCTCGAAAGACTCCGAAGTATAAGTTTCTGGCACCAATGCTCAGGAGTGCGGTGCTTTACGAGTTTGGACTCTTTGAAAGGGATTCAAAAACACTCGGCATGCTTCTTGAGGATGCCGTAGCGCTTTATCTTCACCTGCTTGCCAAGGAGAAGAAATTGGGGCTTCACTACGATGCCCAAAAAGGCGGTGCGGACTTTATCTTGAAGGGACACACTACAGGAGTTGTGGTTGAGGTCGGCTGGGGGAGAAAGAGCGTCCGTCAAGTTGTCAAGACCATGAAGAAGACGGGGTTAACCTGCGGTGTTGTGGTATACAATGGTCCTTTGAAAAAGAAGGACGATGTATGGTTTGTACCGAGGGAGCTCCTTTTAATGATGCTCTAA
- a CDS encoding prenyltransferase/squalene oxidase repeat-containing protein, translated as MKTKIAEYLKALLKNTEKYLVIEDEIAYIKDPVFWIVRHRVSAEYLKSVIRLYGHRKRGIIERIVRFLLFRQNSNGSWNEIHPNYNQESALVTSFVGEALLLALPYLEGELKERTENALWKARNYVLSSEIRGGYFLKSKLYTADYLNVDATCGAFLAQYYKVFGDKEALGGAKRAARRVCTFQEKDGAFPYAVNRGNEKYPLNVPCIHYQGVTLYYLSKVQEVIREEWLKECMLKGTQWLLNVQRNDGKFDWSKSGLMFAYYLTGAYAFGIASFVYTSQWDEKYLENATKLLPILRENTPNIVLRWEKGKWRDFPRDVAVSFKSAWLESYPVKHKLFRLGYAVYRQIARRRFSEDVREDMIFKSVTKLFGIKASTVEPSKNFPDMFMTSEVLDCLSYALTFLKGGIP; from the coding sequence ATGAAAACAAAAATTGCTGAGTACTTGAAAGCACTATTGAAAAACACTGAGAAATATTTAGTGATTGAAGACGAGATTGCTTACATAAAAGACCCCGTTTTTTGGATAGTGAGACACAGAGTTAGTGCTGAGTACTTGAAGTCCGTAATTAGGTTGTATGGGCACCGTAAAAGAGGTATTATTGAGAGGATTGTGCGTTTTCTGTTATTCCGTCAGAACTCAAACGGGTCGTGGAACGAAATTCATCCTAATTACAACCAAGAATCGGCTCTCGTAACATCTTTTGTTGGAGAAGCATTGCTTTTGGCGCTACCATATTTAGAGGGTGAGCTGAAAGAAAGAACAGAAAATGCTCTGTGGAAAGCGAGGAATTATGTTCTATCAAGCGAGATTAGGGGGGGATATTTCCTTAAGTCTAAGCTCTACACCGCTGACTATCTTAATGTTGATGCAACCTGTGGGGCATTCTTAGCTCAGTATTACAAAGTTTTTGGAGATAAAGAAGCGTTAGGAGGTGCAAAGAGAGCTGCGAGAAGAGTGTGCACATTTCAAGAAAAAGATGGGGCATTTCCATATGCAGTGAATAGAGGAAATGAGAAATATCCATTGAATGTTCCATGTATTCACTACCAAGGTGTTACACTCTATTACCTCTCAAAGGTTCAAGAAGTTATTCGGGAAGAGTGGCTTAAGGAGTGTATGCTCAAGGGAACGCAATGGCTCTTGAACGTTCAAAGAAATGATGGAAAATTTGATTGGTCAAAGAGCGGTTTGATGTTTGCTTATTATCTTACGGGAGCTTATGCATTTGGAATTGCATCTTTTGTGTACACATCTCAATGGGATGAGAAATATTTGGAGAATGCGACAAAACTATTGCCAATTTTGAGAGAGAACACTCCAAATATAGTCCTTAGATGGGAGAAAGGAAAGTGGAGAGATTTCCCAAGAGATGTAGCTGTTTCATTTAAGAGTGCTTGGCTTGAGAGTTATCCTGTGAAACACAAGCTGTTTAGACTTGGTTATGCTGTCTATAGGCAGATTGCAAGGAGAAGGTTCTCTGAAGATGTTAGGGAAGATATGATATTCAAATCTGTAACAAAGCTTTTTGGAATAAAGGCCTCAACAGTTGAGCCTTCTAAGAACTTCCCTGACATGTTCATGACATCTGAAGTTTTGGATTGTTTAAGTTATGCATTAACATTTTTAAAAGGTGGGATTCCATGA